The DNA segment CATCTAATCCCCAACCTGGTAAGTGAAGATTACCTTCGCTGTCTTTGTTTTCAAATTGTTCTGCATCTGGCCAACGTTTTGACCAATCTGTACGTAATGCGACGAATGTACCAGGTTCAATTTCACCGTGTTGTTGTTCCCAAGCTTTGATATGTTCAGTTGTGACGATGAAATCAGCATTGTCAGCTACTTCTTTTGAAAAATCTATTACAATTAATGGTAAGACAAGTTCTTTTAAATCTAATTCGTTTAAATAGCGTTTATTTTCAACGAAATGGATGGGTGCATCGATGTGTGTACCATATTGTGTAACGATATTCCAATTTTGAACGTAAAATCCATCGTCAGCTACATTAAATAATGTAGAAACCTTAGCGCGTTCAAACTCACTAAAACATGGAATGTCTTCATTGAATGTATGTGTTAAATCGACCCATGTTGATGCTTTCAGTTGTTCTAGTTGTTGCCATAAAGGATAGCTCATGATATCACCTTCAATTTACTATATTTAATAACTTCTAATTAAACTGCTTTAGAATGCGATTTTCTTAATTTATTAACTGAATTAACGAGTACCGTTAATGCTTGTTGAACTTCTTCTTCTTTACGTGTCTTCAATCCGCAGTCAGGATTTACCCAGAACAGTGAGCGATCGATTTGCTGTAAAGCGCGGTTAATCGCAGTTGTAATTTCCTCTTCAGTTGGAATACGCGGACTGTGAATATCGTATACGCCAAGTCCAATACCTAAATCATATGTTATATCTTCAAAATCTTTGATGAGATCGCCATGACTTCGTGATG comes from the Staphylococcus hsinchuensis genome and includes:
- a CDS encoding cyclase family protein, with product MMSYPLWQQLEQLKASTWVDLTHTFNEDIPCFSEFERAKVSTLFNVADDGFYVQNWNIVTQYGTHIDAPIHFVENKRYLNELDLKELVLPLIVIDFSKEVADNADFIVTTEHIKAWEQQHGEIEPGTFVALRTDWSKRWPDAEQFENKDSEGNLHLPGWGLDALKYLLEERHIKAIGHETFDTDASVDVAKNGDIVGERYVLAQDTFQVELLTNLDQLPTRGAIIYTISAKPDKAPGFPVRAFAIKPNE